The window AACCAGGTCAACTACAAATGTTAGGTGATATTAGTTATGATTATTTGAACATCAGAACTAGtaatgaacttatttttttttaataactcagATGGAGAAGTTATACATTCTGGATTGGAGACATAGCTCTGTTATTTACCCAACTCTCTTACCTTGGTTCCTTTGCTTAAACCCTTTGAGATTAAATTTTCTACTATTAAAAATAGGGGAGATCCGTACGTATAGCTGGCTAATAGATTTCTGGTAAGAATTGAAAGAGATAATACATGCAGAGCCCTCAACACAAATGCACAGTAAATGCTGGCTTTTATTAAAACTGTGCTCTACTTACTAAGACATCCCAACAGGCCACATTTAGCCAGGAAAGCCCTGTTTGAGTAGTATCTGTACTCCATTCACAacatatttcttctcttttaaaatgctTCAACAATAGTCTTGGtattataataatagtaacaCTGCTGTAACTTTTGAAACTACTATGGACCTATTTATACCTGCTTTTGCTATAATGGTTAGTCAAATTATCATCATCCTTTTAAAACTCCTTTTTTATTGTGTTAGGTCAGTATCATTGAAAAGTTTtatggtaaaaacaaaaataacttcacAATTACAACTTTAACTCAACTTATTCATTCTAATTGGAATTATTTTAATGGTATACCTGAAAGATGGTTCTCTCTGcatcttcttaaatattttaagtggtGACATAATTACATCAGGTTGCTTATTTCGTAGATGTACATTTTCTAATAATTCCTTTTTCCActgaaaataaatctatttattgTATCTTCCAATTATTCCGGAGTCTCTGCCTGCGACAGCTCATATTAAGGCTACCCAACAGCTCTGCAAGCATTTGAAGACGATATtatatctttttctcctttagatGCCAAGACCAAAATCTCTGGAATTCATTATAACACAGGCTTAAAAACATTGGTTTTTAAATTAGCGTCTCAGATCATTTACTTTCTAGTTGTGTACCCTTTAAGTTATTCAATCTGTTTTTCAGTCTTTGCTAAATAGTATCACCTACGTTATAAAATTTCTCTTGGAGATTAAATGTGACAGTGAATTAAAAATTTAGCATGACAGCATATGGTAAGTGTTTACAGAGGATTGTTAACTAAAAATGAGCTATTTAgttgatgatttttcttttgacataGTCTATAGCTCCTTTATTTATAATGGTTATCCTCCCAGGATTATGTCAGTAGGTGAATGTTTTTAGGAATAATGGCCTGATACTGGTAATAGAAGGATAATAAATAATTATCACCTGATTAGGTTTCTGTCTTGAATATTGATATTTATTAGATATAACTATAGAGTTAATGGATAATTGGAGTCTGTGAGTGTATTCTACTAGGCAAACAATCTTGGAGGAACATATTTCCCCTTCAGAGCATTCTTTTCTGGTGATATCAATACTTTTATTTCAGGATTGAATGATGAAAAAGTTAACAAAGTAATTGCTCCCTCAGAGCTAACTCTGAGTTCCAAGGAGGGATTAAGGGGATCCGAAAACAGACTTCTGAGACGACAATCCGGGGAGAGTCAGTGTGCAGCACATGTACAAACCCTATGAGACTTGGTCCTTTATAAACATGAGAATTATGCTCCTTTGTTTGGGGCATGTGGTGCACTGTTCAGAAACCGTAAACGTGGGATCACGCTGTAATGCTTGACAGAGATCCAAGGTGGGCGGTGTGAGTATTTGAACTTCTCCCCATGTCTCCCTGTTACCCTCTGCCTCTCATACCTTAGTGAGTCAACACATGGGACCTTCCTGGTCTTTGGGGAACTTCTTCCTGAAATGAACTTAAAAATCAAACAGgaatataaaatcaaagaacATCATGTTTTCTGATTATAGGCAGGAACCAAAGATCTCTGACAGCCTTTGATGACCAAAGGAAGGCAATGAAGAGCTCATAGGAATTTGAGTTGCCCAGTAAGACTAGTACAAGTGAGCTAGAATTAGTAGCAAGGAATAGATTGTGGAAGCCTTTCTCCCCTGGAATGTCACTGTTCCTCTCTTTACAGTCTTCACTTTTGTCCAGTTCTAGGGTGGCAGATAGGTGACTCATTctggcttggtctttctctttaGAAATGTTTTCCAGGGGTAAGGCCACAGTTTATGATTGAAATCCTACTTTAGAATGTGGCTCTACAACTTGAGAACTCCAGACACTAAGATCTGGCATCACAGGGATAAAATATTAACCATGCATTCTCTAAAGTCAGGACTGGAAACAACCAGGAGGAACTAAGACATGAAAACTTTTCCCACTTTCCTCTAAAGCAATGATGTGAAACCGCCTGGAACGGTGTTGTTGTCAGCAGTGAAACAGGCTTTCTACAAAGGCACAGGGAAACAGAGGGACATTTTTCCTGACGTGGAGGGCATGAACAATGGACCGAAACATATCTGTCACATAGCTTTGCAACTTTGGGCAActtgcttaatttttctaagcTTCGCTTTTTTATGTGTAGAGgagaatagtaataataatagtagtttCTTCTTAATAggtaggttaaaaaaataaatttaaaattgctGAATCAATCCTCAGAATGTATTCATTAAatgttatatattacatatatacacacatatgtatatatgtatacacatataattattatatatgtattattattattactgagtAATGAGGTGAAGAGGACTCTGTACTTTACAGGCACCATATCCTGCTTTTAACTTGTATAACCTACGTCATTAATGCtgttctttgcctttctttaccTGGGTCACTGAATTTCTTGCCATTAATATGTCGCAGTAACATCAACTGGATGCTTTCTTCATTGCTactgggtatttttcttttttccttaatatttcaGAGTTGCATTAACTACActtagaaaaaactaaaaaacagaaGAACCAGAGCACCATCTTCTGATGAAATTGGGAATCTTAGCCCTCTCAAGATGTGCGGAAGGATGTAATTTGAAGAGGATATGATTCAAGTCGATCCAATAAtgttatttaataaaacatttgtcTGCCCATAATTAGAACACCAGCATTAAAGGATATCAGCATTAAGAGCTAAGTCtaagatacaaaaacaaaaacttttcattAGGACTTATACTTTTATTAGACATTTTCACAGCAATTTCAGAAACTTTATATAATACCAGGATATATTTTGTTGCTAATGTTGTTAGAATAGTTATGATTTCCATTTTGTGGGCCACAAAACTGTGTGTGTAAAGACTTTGTGTAAATTGTTTTAACTAGTGTAGCTAATAAAAAGCAATGCTAGAATTCATATTACGTGTTCTTATTTCTAATACATACaattgtttttctctgttgcttTGCAGAGGGTAATGAATAGTGGGAGTTTGCTACACAGAGACATTAACATTTCAAATGTGAAAACACTCAAACAGACTAAATCCATGATCtccatgataaaatgatttcttttttaaatttcacattacTATGAAGGTGCAAATGATTAGGtgacactgtttgcatttgttaggtaaagtttgaGTAGAGGTAAAGGTAAGCCTTCCCCTTgggagtgtgccatatacccttacattgcgcCCACTAGTTAAGAAGATGCATTACAAATATGAAATCAACAGATAAAATAGTTTCTGACTTGAGAAGGCTTTGAAAATCTCTAACCTTCCAATCTTGCTATAGAAGATAAGTGTCTGCCAATATAAAACTTTCTTTTCGTGAGTTGAATAGACTGTGATTCTTGAACTAGGAACTTCTCATTAcatgatatttttataaagatcTCACTTTCACTCTTCAAAAGAAAGCAGGTTGTTGCTTGTTAAAAATACAGCCAATGCACTCATCTGCAAAAAGCTGATCATTCGACATCGGTGTTTTAGACCATGGGGTCTTGAGGGTTTTGAGGTCGGATAGACTCACAGCTATGAGGAATCTCTCGGTGGTGACTGAATTTATCCTGCTGGGCATCCCACACTCCGAGGGCCTGGAGACGActctcttggttttgtttttgtccttttaCATCTTCACCCTCATGGGGAACCTGCTCATCCTGCTGGCCATTGTCTCCTCCTCTCGGCTTCACactcccatgtacttcttcctgtgCAAGCTGTCtatttttgacatatttttcCCTTCTGTCAGCTCCCCCAAGATGCTGTTCTACCTCTCGGGGAACAGCCGCACCATCTCCTATGCAGGCTGCGTGGCCCAGCTCTTCTTCTACCATTTCTTGGGCTGCACCGAGTGTTTCCTCTACACGGTAATGGCCTATGACCGCTTTGTTGCCATATGTTACCCTCTACGCTACACCGTCATCATGAGCCACCGAGTGTGCGCCATCCTGGCCATGGGGACCTCATTTTTTGGCTGCATTCAGGCCACCTTTCTAACCACTCTCACCTTCCAACTGCCCTACTGTGGCCCCAATGAGGTGGACTATTACTTCTGTGATATCCCAGTGATGCTGAAGCTGGCTTGTGCGGACACCTCAGCCCTGGAGATGGTGGGGTTCATCAGCGTGGGCCTCATGCCCCTCAGCTGTTTCCTTCTCATTCTTACCTCCTACAGTCGCATCGTCTGCTCCATCCTGCAGATCCGCTCTGCTGAGGGCCGACGCCACACCTTCTCCACCTGCAGTGCCCACCTCACCGCCATCCTCCTTTTCtatatgccagtggttctcatcTACCTGAGGCCAACCCCAAGCCCATGGCTAGATGCAACTGTTCAGCTCCTGAATAACCTGGTCACCCCCATGCTGAACCCCTTAATCTACAGCCTTAGGAATAAGGAGGTGAAATCCTCATTGAGGAAGGTCCTACATCAAGTGGGCTTCCTTCCTGAGCAGTTGTAGAGAGAGAACCACATGTTGTAGCTTAGAAAAGGGTTTTattctcccaaatatttttgaGCTTGAGAACACAGGTatcattattatctccatttcacaaCATGGAGACTAATAATTTAAGGTTAAAGCAACGTGTCCAAGGGCACTTAACTGGTGGTCTTACTCCAAGACCTTGCTCTCTCAAAGACACAGTACTGCTCAAGATAGAGGGATAGGACTCTTCCCAGGAGGGAGAAGAACCTGGACCTTCTGAGTCTCCATCCTAATGTTCTTCATCCTCCATCCCATTCACctgtcccacccccaccatggTACTTCATCTTGGCTGCATTATTGCAGCCTCCAATGCCTGCATTGGATAAACCCTCACCTTACTGTCCTCAGAGTTGATGAAAAAGTAGGAGAAGGGCATCTCCATGCCTTCCAATTGGATCCTGCTCCTAATGTACCATAAAGTCATATAAAGAGTAAGACTGCTGGCCAGAACCTAAAGCAGGACTCTTACAGGTGAAGCAGTGTGCTCCATCACATCACTTCCAAACCCTGCCCAGTGGGCTTAGACCTAGATGTGAACAGGTGGCTTGTGAATCAGAAGAGGAAGCAGGTAGGGGAATGCATGGAGAAGTGACTGTGCTGTCATGGGTGAGAAAATCCATATTTGGCTTTGTCTTGTTCAGCATCCCCCGGGGGGATGCGCTGGGTCCACATGGCCATCGCTGTGCGTTCTCAGCTTCTCTGTTCACTGAAAGAGGTTGACGTTGGTCTCCCCCCTTCCATGTCTTTATTTTCTGGCTGAAACATGCTAAGAATGACTGTGCTCTTTCAATGTGGTTAGCTACTGTTTTGATGACTTGAAACCTGCCAGAATAAACCACATCTCATCTGGGGTGAGCCCACATCTCCCAGAAGCAAGACAAGCATTTCCCTGGTCActtctcttgttctttcttttttgtcagtAAAAAAAAGGCTAATGTGGAAGTTTAGGGGAAATAATGCCTATAATTCATGGAATGCTAAATTAGTGAAGAACAGTCAAGCCTATTatttatcattcttttattttacattgtattgtctaaaatgttattttattttattattatttttaatttttttgcagtttttggtcagggccggttttgaacccaccacctctggggtatggggccagcaccctactcctttgagccacaggtgccgccctaaaatgttatttttattattggatCAGTAATATCCTATAATAGTATAGtaatattctttaataaagaCACCCCAGGAAGTTTCTTCATTGTTGGGTATCTTTTGCtagaaagtaaatttttattaaatattaaatagttagaaaataatcttaatgagaaatatataaagtattaagAACTATGATATGCTGAACAGTTATGTCCTATTCCCTAGTTCAAAGGAAAGAGTAATGTTAGTTCCTTGGAGGTTCCCAGTTCATTATGACCTGAACCTATCCATTTTACTTTCCCTAGAAATCAGcattttcctgaattttttgaTTCATAtaacattgtttttctttgagttttaccTCATATTGTAGTGTCCTTAAACACTATATTGAAAGACTTTAAACTTTTACCAATGAAATTCTACTAAAATTGGCTTTTtcacataaatattatttttttcttttaattgacttgtcataATTTATATGTACATAATGTTTAATAATCAGATTATGGTAACTAGTATATTAATCGCCTCAAAGATTTATTGTCTCTTTGTGCTAAGAACTgtcaaaattctctcttctaacttttgaaaaatatacaataaattattgttaatccCATTTACCATACAGTGCTATATAATATCAAAACCCTTTCTTCCTGTCTAGCTGTAATTTTTTGTTAACCAACATCTTCctatcctcccctctctcctgccGTTCTCAGTCTATAATAACTGCAATTATACTGTCTGCTTTATTGAGCTAAAGTTTTATTAGCTCCCATATGTgcgtgagaacatgtggtatttatctttctgtgcccgATGTCTTTTGCCTAACTAACCTAATTACATATTGTGTAACACCCAAATGCAGTATCCCATTGTATGaagctataaatatttttttctgctgttatttttatttataaataaatatgaatttccaAAATGTAAggactccttttttaaaaataagcaaaatgtttGGTGAGTTATGCGTACCCATTAATGTGTATACCTATGGCTCAAAAATACCATCACCAGCCTCTCAAGATTTCCTGCTACtagaaaaaagaggaaacaaaaattttatttataaatagtttgGATTTTCCTAATAGCAAACAGTGAGACAAAGGTTTGGGTATAAGAAATTTACTTGGAAGGTGAAAGAAAATCAACAGGTAAGTTTCAAACAATTGCTAATCAAAATGTACTGAAACAATATAAAACTGAAACAAGTCAGAGAGAAGATATAGAATAAACAAGCCTTCAATGAAAAgacttgtgtgtgtgtctcataACATGTATaagacacacatacatatatacagaagAAACATCAACCAACAGGGAACCATGTTCTCCTCAACTGGACAAATCAAATAACCAGTTACTGACTCTAATGAGACACTGCTATGTGAATTCTCTGatcaagaattcaaaatagtactcttaagaaaacacagagataacaatatagaaaagaaattcagatatGTAAGGTTATTAATAATAATcagaatattaataatattattttagagATTATTGTTAACTTATTAATTATTACAATAATCAATAGCATTTATGTATACCAgcagtgaacaatctgaaaaagaaaatagttgcaaactatccatctgacaaggaatgataaccagaatatataatcAAACAACTCAATACCAAAATCCAAATATTCtgattaaaaattgggcaaaagatctgaattgacatttctcaaaggaaaacatacaaaaatggtcaacatatatatgaaaaatgctcatcatcactaagcatcatataaatgcaaataaaaccatagTCAGTCATCATCTCACCCTAGTTGACGTGGCTTTCATCAAAAAGCCCAGGAATAATGGATGTGGAGAGCAAAGGACTTTcatacacttttggtgggaatgtaaattgtaAATGTAAACACTATGAAAAACTATATATAGAGGTAACTCAATACATTAAGAATGTAACTACCATAAGATTGAGAAAGTCCATCTaataaaaggaaatcagaatATCAAATATCTGTACTCACATGTGTATTGCAGCCAAAATATGCTTTCAATCTAAGTGCttatcaatagatgaatggatgaaggaaGTGTGGTTTACAAGTATATACACAATAAAacgttattcagccataaaaacatgaaatcctgccatttgcaataaGATGGATGAAACTAGAGGTCAATACACCAAGGAAAAGaatccaaacacagaaagacaaatactgcatgttctccCTCATCTGTGGGATGGGGCAATACTAGAGTATCTCATGAAGATAGACTCCTGATAGTCACCAAAGACTGGCAAGGGTAGGATGGTTGGGAATGAAAAGAGATTGATTGATGGACACAAGTAgagagtatatttcaaaataactataaGAGAATAGTTAGAATATTTCTAGCATAAATAAAAGActaatatttaaggtgatggatatccaaagtacactgatttgatctttacaagCTATATACATTTATTCAATTATTATCTATACTCCAAAATGCAtacatacaactattatatattaataaaaataaaatttataaatgataaaataacagagaaacggataaataaattatcacaaaaatAGCAATAGAAAATGAGTGTTCagtttacagaatttttttttggaaacaactTTTCAAGAATGCTAGTGgctggctcggcgcttgtagcacagtggttacggtgccagccacatacacggaggctggtgggtttgaacctggcctgggcctgctaaacaacaatgacaactgaaacaaaaaaatagccaggcgttgtggtgggcacctatagtcccagctacttgggaggctgaggcaagagaatcgcttaagcctgagagttggaggttgctatgagctgtgatgccatggcactctgctgagggtgacatagtgagactctgtctcaaagaaaaaagagactgtGTCTCTcgtggcagagagcagtgattATGAACAGTGTTTAAGAAAGTCTTGGACTTTATAATCAGACAGATCTGAGTTTAAGTTCCTACTCCTATCACTTGTGTGGCCCTATGCAAGCTCTTCACATACAGTCTTGTGAATTGCTTTGTGAGGGAATAAAAGTATATAACGGGATTATATAGAAGATACAACGATGTCATCGATGTGAAGAGATTAGGGGAGAGCTTAACATAtggtaaaaaattaataaatattagccaATATATTAATAGCTAATATACTAATTAGCCAATATATTAGTCTTATTAGTAatggttctccagagaaacagaaccaacaggagggatgtgtatatgtgtgtgtatgtatgtatagatgtgtgtgtgtgtgtgtagatatgcATGTGGAGACCCAGGACACCTGATTCCTAATAATGAAGCTCAGTCTGAGTCTGAAGGACCTAGAACCAGGATAGTCAATGGTGGAGTTTCAATCTGGCAGCAAGAGAAGATTCATGTCCCAGCTCAACCAGTTAAGCTGCCAAACTTCTCTCCTACTTAATCTCTTTTCTCTATTCAGCCCTTCAACGAATTGGATGAGGGCCACACCCCTTaaggagggcaatctgctttactcagtctactgattcaaatgttaatttcatgGAAAATTACCTTCCCAAACATAACAAGAATAATGGCTgatgaccaaatatctgggtatgCTGTGGCCCACTCAGGTTGACACACATATCATTAACTATCAAAACTCATATTGAATACTGTGTATGATAAAGCATTAGAGTGGAAtcgaatttaaaatatattatgttttaatttatacTTATGCAATATATTGGATTGAAGCAATATTGAATAAAGCCATGTTTCCACTGTAGTTGTCACAATGACTTACATGTGGAGTTGTTGAAATGCTGAACCTTTGCATATATGACCCCACAAAAGTAGTAGGTATTGGAATTGCACTGTTTCTGTCAACCCAGCACATATTTGGGCTTTTGACCAAATTAATAAATTACACGTAAATATAAACAAAGACTTAGTaggaaaaaaagcagagaaatagtTTCCATTTCCAATTATTCTCAAATTCTTAGGAAATATATGACTTTGCTACTGCTTGTAACTACTACCAAAAACCTATACTTTGCCAAGGTAATTAAACAGAATCAACAATAGTCTTTTCAATCGAAGACTAAAAGTTATATTAGACTGAATTGGACTTAGATGAGCAAATTGATAGACTTAGTTAACATTCAGGAAATGGTTCTTGTTTCTTAAATTAGATAGTGGGAAACTCCTGAGAAGAAACACATTTACAAAAACTTCTTTTACCTCCTACATCAAGCTAGAAGATCTCTCTAAGGGAATCGCTGAGATGAAAACTGTTTTGGTTAATTAATCTCGAAGGTACTTACTCCTATGAGATGCTTCTTATGCTTGTTACATGAGCTTTTTTTGCCTGCTAACTTTTTGCCTCCATTTGTGGTTGTGTCATGGGACAAAGTGGCTTGGCTTAGGCTTATGTCTCGAATTCTCTTTGCACTTGTTATTTCAAGGAAAATCTAATCATGAGTGTGATACACATATGCTAACACACAGCCTCCTTTCACACACATGCTCATGGCCAATTTCATTCATATCAATTTTTCCAGCACTTCTAAGATGAGGCTGATTCCCTCTACACCACTaccataaaacacacacacacacacacacacacacacaaacacaaaaaaataaataaaaaacttccaGCCTTCGTATAATATTACTTCTTATGAGGGAATTAGTGATAAAAATGCCACTTTTCAATTACAATGCAATTAAACAGGCTTGAGTGGAATTGTTAGGAGAGACAGTGAAAATGTGGAGTTTCTAATGTCAAAGCTCCAAATGGCTACATATTCTGACTGTGGACTTTTTCCAAGGAAGTCCACTCAAGGAAGCATCAGTGGAATCTGTCAGTCGTATGCTCAGAACTGGCCTTGTCCAGCACATGGTGAAAAGCAGAGTCACAATCGGGCAGTTAGACTGAACAGGGCCAGGGCAAGCAATTTGATACTCGGTCGAATTCCAAGAGGGAATGCAGAGGGCTCAATTTATCAACCATGACAGTCCTCATAGCTTAAATGAACCAGATACTTGCTGATTTTTTCCATCAGAGCTTGCTCTGAAGATGTATTATACCTTATGAGAAATTCCACCCCCCCTCATTTTTAAACCCTAAGTAAGATGTACTTTAAGTTCTTAGTTATTTTCATGACACTAAAGACTATTTAATTACCTTAAATACCCACAAGCATTCCAAACATGCACACATACCCACACATATATGACTTAATCAATTGGGATCATAATTTGATAATATTCTAATAGGCTgggatttgttttaaattaaatagcataaaaatatGATAGGCTTCACAATAAACAAATCATCTCTATCAAAATGGGGGAGATAAATGTTTATATCCTTTTGACATAAGTGGATAGATGTGGATGGGACCTTCACTATCatgtaaaacaattattttattttattctataaagCTACAGGACAAATAGCATTTAGGTATCTTTAAACATTTGTCTTATCTACTATAGATGTTGCAAATTCCCTAAGGGTAGTACCAGATACATCTGTTACCACTAATCCTGTTTGTATTTTCCTAGTGGGACAGGATGCTGAGCATAGCTGGAAGACTGGAACTATTTGTAACATTGGGTCAGATATCGCCTGGTAATTGATATCCTTATGGAGCCATCCCGGAGTCCTCTgccaatttcttcatttatagatACAAGTGTAACCACTTGGAAGCAAATGTGTAATAGAACACAACAAAAGGTGGCCTTAATGCACCATAATTTTATCTGATTTTATATGATGATTATTATATAGAACTTTTAAACTAGCAGGGACACTGGGGAAGAATAATATAAACATAgatcttaaaaatgaagaaaaaaaatcctatatagCTAAATGATTGCATGAGAATgaatacagtaaaataaaaaagaggaattaGGTAGAGGGTTTGATGAAATTAACTTTGAAGTAAATCATGTATTACCGTCTATAGAAAAATATGGCTACATCTGAAGTCGGTACAAAAGAGAGAGGTTAATTTGAGGTGTGTATGTCAGGATAGGTCTGAAGATGGAGATGACATTCAAAATGAGTTTTATTTGCCTTTAGGCTTTGAAAACTTGGGAATAGTTGTAGATGTTAGAGGAAAAATCTGGGAAAGTTTAAGACTTTAAGAGAGATGGCAAGAAGATGGGAGAAAGGcaattagttttcatttctttttctctgtagtttaaaaaataataacataggattcttataatattaaatattataatattcttgtatatattttaatattattt is drawn from Nycticebus coucang isolate mNycCou1 chromosome 6, mNycCou1.pri, whole genome shotgun sequence and contains these coding sequences:
- the LOC128588551 gene encoding olfactory receptor 149; this translates as MRNLSVVTEFILLGIPHSEGLETTLLVLFLSFYIFTLMGNLLILLAIVSSSRLHTPMYFFLCKLSIFDIFFPSVSSPKMLFYLSGNSRTISYAGCVAQLFFYHFLGCTECFLYTVMAYDRFVAICYPLRYTVIMSHRVCAILAMGTSFFGCIQATFLTTLTFQLPYCGPNEVDYYFCDIPVMLKLACADTSALEMVGFISVGLMPLSCFLLILTSYSRIVCSILQIRSAEGRRHTFSTCSAHLTAILLFYMPVVLIYLRPTPSPWLDATVQLLNNLVTPMLNPLIYSLRNKEVKSSLRKVLHQVGFLPEQL